A genomic window from Rhodococcus sp. KBS0724 includes:
- a CDS encoding DUF5926 family protein: MAKKSKRNSGPKVDSGRAAKLAARQAERDAASGAVNRPFEGLAAECDLVAMREFVPSATAPLPVIGSDRPVTVATVLPGAVAALVRNEGETATGFVGVQVQAHSADLGADLAASVTWVADAAPGDALPAADPAEDTPAVTAVVDPAALLDITVYQDFNWWIPEGTETDAQVKATVEQANAAIMPSARLEGDGLVAAWWVDAGEKAHLRWVRPESEDDLMLALARVHAAGGLNLGEGSRYAGSFRTHGLLVPVFDLDPEKHANEWVAATVEFGERLAQALAVDAPLTSAELRSRDGLRGRQVTLR; encoded by the coding sequence GTGGCTAAGAAGAGCAAGAGAAACAGTGGACCGAAGGTAGACAGTGGGCGCGCAGCGAAGCTCGCCGCCCGCCAAGCAGAGCGCGACGCCGCGTCAGGCGCGGTCAACCGCCCGTTCGAAGGCCTCGCGGCAGAGTGCGACCTGGTTGCCATGCGCGAATTCGTTCCTTCGGCCACGGCCCCGCTGCCCGTCATCGGCTCGGATCGCCCCGTCACCGTCGCGACGGTTCTCCCCGGCGCTGTTGCCGCACTCGTCCGCAACGAGGGTGAGACCGCAACCGGATTTGTCGGTGTTCAGGTTCAGGCGCACTCCGCCGATCTGGGTGCAGACCTCGCCGCGTCCGTGACCTGGGTTGCCGACGCAGCTCCCGGCGACGCGCTCCCCGCTGCTGATCCCGCTGAGGACACTCCGGCCGTCACCGCCGTCGTCGATCCCGCGGCACTGCTCGACATCACGGTCTACCAGGACTTCAACTGGTGGATCCCCGAAGGAACCGAAACGGATGCCCAGGTCAAGGCCACCGTCGAGCAGGCCAACGCGGCAATCATGCCGTCGGCTCGCCTCGAAGGTGACGGCCTCGTCGCAGCGTGGTGGGTGGACGCCGGTGAGAAGGCGCACCTGCGTTGGGTTCGTCCCGAAAGCGAAGACGACCTGATGCTTGCACTGGCTCGTGTTCACGCTGCCGGTGGACTGAACCTGGGTGAGGGTTCGCGTTACGCGGGATCTTTCCGCACCCACGGTCTGCTGGTTCCGGTCTTCGACCTGGACCCGGAGAAGCACGCAAACGAGTGGGTTGCGGCAACCGTCGAGTTCGGTGAACGTCTGGCGCAGGCCCTGGCCGTCGACGCGCCTTTGACGTCGGCAGAACTGCGTTCGCGTGACGGACTGCGTGGGCGTCAGGTCACGCTGCGCTGA
- a CDS encoding histidine phosphatase family protein, whose product MTGRLILVRHGQTEANVAKRLDTALPGAKLTPEGLAQAEVLGKGLAVAPPLALVSSLALRARQTAGFVEQASGVSLDVRDGLHEVQAGDLEDRTDEDAHRLFVETFHHWHTGNLGARIPGGETGYDVLERYVPVVNSLRDEFLEGSPGAGDIVVVSHGAAIRLVAAQLAGIPGLFAANNHLANTESVELLPRADGGWECLRWGTVNPPFEHRLIPGADDVMG is encoded by the coding sequence ATGACCGGCAGGCTCATCCTCGTTCGGCACGGCCAGACCGAAGCCAACGTCGCCAAGCGACTCGACACCGCATTGCCCGGAGCTAAACTCACTCCAGAAGGGCTGGCGCAGGCCGAAGTTCTCGGCAAGGGGCTGGCCGTCGCACCGCCACTGGCCTTGGTGTCGTCCTTGGCGTTGCGAGCCAGGCAGACAGCGGGATTCGTGGAACAAGCGTCCGGGGTCTCGCTGGACGTGCGAGACGGTTTGCACGAAGTGCAGGCAGGTGACCTCGAAGATCGCACCGACGAAGACGCCCACCGGTTGTTTGTCGAAACCTTCCATCACTGGCACACCGGCAACCTCGGTGCCCGCATACCCGGTGGTGAAACCGGCTACGACGTGTTGGAACGGTATGTCCCCGTGGTCAACTCGCTGCGTGACGAGTTCCTCGAAGGATCGCCGGGGGCCGGCGATATTGTCGTTGTGAGCCACGGCGCCGCCATCAGGCTTGTTGCAGCCCAGCTCGCGGGCATCCCGGGACTGTTCGCGGCGAACAATCACCTCGCGAACACCGAAAGCGTCGAACTGCTGCCGCGCGCCGACGGCGGTTGGGAATGTCTGCGCTGGGGGACGGTGAACCCACCGTTCGAGCACCGGCTCATCCCGGGTGCCGACGACGTGATGGGCTGA
- a CDS encoding DUF2470 domain-containing protein, with protein sequence MATKTSTGPSTAERVRSACARAQDAVLAIEGSEPTVTSVHHLRSNGDIVVAVPSSSAATALAWSAGNGGLPAVLELTDHAPLALREPVRSLVWLRGTLHAVPDYESRVLADDVASEHPHPGLLDLGHTSVLLRLSLASAVVADSSGAEPVAVEDLLAARPDPFCEMETAWLQHLDEDHSDLVEMLTRKLPSYLRTGRVRPLGINRYGLHLRVEDHAGDRDVWMPFANPVDDAISLSRAIRILVGCPFLNGLRPGGSHVTGGATNG encoded by the coding sequence ATGGCTACGAAAACGAGCACCGGTCCATCCACCGCCGAACGAGTACGTAGCGCCTGCGCCCGAGCCCAGGACGCGGTGCTCGCCATCGAAGGCAGCGAACCAACCGTCACGTCAGTGCACCACCTGCGATCCAATGGCGACATCGTCGTGGCCGTACCCTCCTCGTCCGCAGCAACAGCACTCGCCTGGAGCGCCGGAAACGGCGGACTACCTGCGGTGCTGGAGCTCACCGACCATGCGCCGCTGGCCCTACGCGAACCTGTCCGCTCACTCGTCTGGTTGCGCGGCACACTGCACGCGGTGCCCGACTACGAATCGCGGGTACTGGCCGACGACGTCGCCTCCGAACACCCGCACCCCGGACTCCTCGACCTCGGTCACACGTCGGTACTGCTGAGATTGAGCCTCGCGTCGGCCGTTGTCGCAGACTCGTCCGGAGCCGAACCCGTCGCCGTGGAAGACCTGCTCGCAGCGCGCCCCGATCCATTCTGCGAAATGGAAACGGCATGGTTGCAGCACCTCGACGAAGATCACAGCGACCTTGTGGAGATGCTCACACGCAAACTTCCCTCGTACCTGCGCACCGGACGGGTACGCCCCCTCGGAATCAATCGGTACGGACTACATCTGCGCGTCGAGGACCACGCCGGCGACCGGGACGTCTGGATGCCGTTTGCCAACCCCGTCGACGACGCCATCTCCCTGTCTCGCGCGATCCGCATTCTGGTCGGCTGCCCGTTCCTCAACGGACTGCGCCCCGGCGGTTCACATGTCACGGGCGGCGCCACCAACGGATAG
- a CDS encoding CPBP family intramembrane glutamic endopeptidase, giving the protein MSRAAPPTDSVARVNARQTVRSWLNPPAPAGPALDASERRGVWIEITIVLLVTFGLSGLSGILSLLESLATPVALSDQTVALNPSRAAIDWIDLARQLLSVARLFAWAALGLYLLWRAGIGPSAAGLPPKPKLRRDIAPGLGLAALIGLPGLLFYLAAQALNINLTVQASALDDHWWRVPILILSAIANSSAEEVLVVAYLISRLRMLGWSENSSLLASSLLRGSYHLYQGFGGGVGNVVMGLIFGRYWQRTGRLWPLIIAHALIDMVAFIGYALLRDHVGWLP; this is encoded by the coding sequence ATGTCACGGGCGGCGCCACCAACGGATAGCGTTGCGCGGGTGAATGCCCGCCAAACCGTCCGCTCGTGGTTGAACCCACCCGCTCCCGCCGGACCCGCTCTCGATGCATCCGAGCGCCGCGGTGTGTGGATCGAGATCACGATCGTCCTGCTGGTCACCTTCGGCCTCAGTGGCCTGTCCGGCATATTGTCGCTCCTCGAATCTCTTGCGACGCCGGTCGCCCTGTCCGATCAGACGGTGGCTCTCAATCCGTCGCGGGCAGCTATCGACTGGATCGATCTGGCCCGCCAATTGCTGAGTGTGGCAAGACTGTTCGCGTGGGCTGCACTTGGCCTGTACTTGCTCTGGCGGGCGGGAATCGGCCCGAGCGCGGCCGGGCTTCCTCCCAAACCGAAACTACGACGCGACATCGCGCCCGGCTTGGGACTTGCCGCTTTGATCGGCCTGCCCGGCCTGCTGTTCTATCTCGCGGCGCAGGCGCTGAACATCAATCTGACCGTGCAGGCGAGTGCCCTCGACGATCACTGGTGGCGCGTCCCGATTCTCATTCTGTCGGCGATCGCGAACTCGAGCGCCGAGGAAGTTCTAGTTGTCGCCTATCTGATCAGCAGGCTGCGCATGCTCGGGTGGAGCGAGAACTCGTCGTTGCTCGCGTCTTCCCTTCTGCGGGGCAGCTATCACCTGTACCAAGGGTTCGGTGGTGGTGTCGGCAACGTCGTCATGGGACTGATCTTCGGTCGGTACTGGCAGCGAACGGGCCGATTGTGGCCGTTGATCATCGCCCACGCGCTCATCGACATGGTGGCGTTCATCGGTTATGCCCTCCTTCGCGATCATGTGGGTTGGTTGCCGTGA
- a CDS encoding glycerophosphodiester phosphodiesterase, with translation MSPDRRGPLVVAHRGASAARPEHTLAAYELALEEGADGLECDVRLTRDGHLVCVHDRKVDRTSSGTGIVSEMTLDSLNALDFGSTGEPADLLTLTELITLALDFSRPVKLFIETKHPVRYGGLVEAKLLAELHRFGIASPPSADHSRAVVMSFSASAVWRVRRAAPLLPTVLLGDASRYLGGGASTAVGATAIGPSVKALREHPDLVDRAAAAGRATYCWTVDDKADVDLCRELGVSWVATNHPGRTKQWLGSA, from the coding sequence GTGAGCCCGGATCGTCGAGGCCCGCTCGTCGTAGCCCATCGCGGCGCGTCGGCCGCGCGGCCCGAACACACACTTGCCGCCTACGAATTGGCCCTCGAAGAAGGCGCAGACGGGCTCGAGTGCGACGTCCGGCTGACCCGCGACGGCCACCTCGTCTGTGTCCACGACCGCAAGGTGGACCGCACCTCCAGCGGCACAGGCATCGTCAGCGAGATGACCCTCGATTCCCTGAACGCACTCGACTTCGGATCAACCGGTGAGCCCGCCGATCTGCTGACCCTGACCGAACTCATCACCTTGGCGCTGGACTTCTCGCGACCGGTGAAACTGTTCATCGAAACCAAACACCCTGTGCGATACGGCGGACTGGTCGAAGCGAAGCTCCTCGCCGAACTGCACCGCTTCGGCATCGCGTCGCCGCCGTCCGCGGATCATTCGCGGGCCGTCGTGATGTCCTTCTCCGCCAGCGCGGTGTGGCGGGTGCGCCGCGCTGCCCCGCTACTCCCGACGGTCCTTCTCGGCGACGCGTCGCGGTATCTTGGCGGCGGAGCGTCGACGGCTGTGGGGGCGACCGCGATCGGCCCGTCCGTCAAGGCTCTGCGTGAGCACCCCGATCTTGTGGACCGCGCCGCTGCGGCCGGACGCGCAACCTACTGCTGGACCGTCGACGACAAGGCGGATGTGGATCTGTGCCGTGAACTCGGGGTCAGTTGGGTGGCCACAAACCATCCCGGCCGCACGAAGCAATGGCTGGGGAGTGCCTAA
- a CDS encoding LCP family protein → MRRDGRPPQNQPPQNPPQNRAWSQAPPPQNRNTQQSGNSWAPPQQPQPYRDPQQNRQTQQNRQPQQYRQEQQYRQAPPPPPRRTPPNQPPRQPPPRQQQPSAPRRRKNWGKRIGITVLVLLLAFVGAVFYVDNSLNRIDALPDYAGRVADTPGTNWLIVGSDSRDGLTPEQEQALATGGDTGPKRTDTIMLVHVPKSGKTTMVSIPRDSYVPIPGEGSDKINAAFAWGGAPLLVQTVEEATGLRIDHYAEIGFSGFAGIVDAVGGVNVCLDSPIDDPLAGINLPAGCQDLTGSEALGFVRTRATAMADLDRMNNQRKFMSALLSKATSPTTFLNPFRLWSLATDTAKSLQVDNGDHIWNLASLAWALRGGMTTTTVPVGGFDYVDGSGDVLLWDKTKASQFFDALANDQQIPAELITTG, encoded by the coding sequence ATCCGCCGTGACGGCCGGCCACCCCAGAACCAGCCACCCCAGAACCCGCCGCAGAACCGGGCGTGGTCTCAAGCCCCGCCGCCGCAGAATCGCAATACGCAGCAGAGTGGCAACAGCTGGGCCCCGCCGCAGCAACCACAGCCGTATCGGGACCCACAGCAGAATCGGCAAACACAGCAAAATCGGCAGCCGCAGCAATACCGTCAAGAACAGCAATACCGTCAAGCTCCCCCGCCCCCGCCGCGAAGGACACCGCCGAACCAACCACCCCGCCAGCCACCGCCGCGTCAGCAGCAGCCGTCGGCGCCTCGTCGACGCAAGAATTGGGGCAAGCGCATCGGCATCACGGTGCTGGTGCTGCTGCTCGCGTTTGTCGGCGCGGTTTTCTACGTCGACAATTCGTTGAATCGGATCGACGCTCTTCCCGACTACGCCGGCCGGGTCGCGGATACTCCTGGCACGAACTGGTTGATCGTGGGTTCGGACAGCCGCGACGGTCTCACTCCGGAGCAGGAGCAGGCGCTCGCTACCGGTGGCGACACCGGACCCAAGCGCACCGACACGATCATGCTGGTCCATGTGCCCAAGAGTGGGAAAACCACGATGGTCAGCATTCCGCGTGACTCGTACGTACCGATTCCTGGTGAAGGCTCCGACAAGATCAATGCCGCTTTCGCGTGGGGCGGAGCGCCGTTGCTGGTGCAGACCGTCGAAGAAGCAACGGGTTTGCGGATCGACCACTATGCGGAAATCGGGTTCAGCGGTTTCGCGGGAATCGTCGATGCCGTCGGCGGCGTCAACGTGTGCCTCGATTCCCCGATCGACGATCCGCTTGCCGGTATCAACTTGCCGGCCGGGTGTCAGGATCTGACGGGTTCGGAGGCGCTCGGATTCGTGCGTACCCGCGCGACGGCGATGGCCGATCTGGACCGGATGAACAATCAGCGCAAGTTCATGTCGGCACTGCTCTCGAAGGCCACCAGTCCTACGACGTTCCTCAATCCGTTCCGGTTGTGGTCCCTGGCCACCGACACGGCGAAGTCTCTTCAGGTCGACAACGGTGACCACATCTGGAATCTGGCGTCACTTGCCTGGGCACTGCGCGGCGGCATGACAACCACAACGGTTCCCGTCGGCGGTTTCGACTATGTCGACGGCTCGGGTGACGTTCTGCTGTGGGACAAGACCAAAGCATCACAATTCTTCGACGCGCTCGCCAATGATCAGCAGATTCCTGCGGAATTGATCACAACCGGCTGA
- a CDS encoding ferritin, which yields MTQAKNSSEFTLLLREQIRNEFTASQQYVAVAVYFDSHDLPQMATRFYNQASEERGHAMMMIQYLLDNDLDVDVPGIDEVVTKFENVRGPVELALEQEHTVTAQITRLARTARDTGDYLGEQFMQWFLKEQVEEVASMTTLLSIVDRAGNNLFHLENFVAREMNNPPTADSTVPKIAGSGA from the coding sequence ATGACACAGGCGAAGAACTCGAGCGAATTCACCCTTCTTCTGCGTGAGCAGATCCGCAACGAGTTCACGGCGTCCCAGCAGTACGTCGCGGTTGCCGTGTACTTCGATTCGCACGATCTGCCGCAGATGGCGACGCGCTTCTACAACCAGGCGAGCGAAGAACGTGGACACGCGATGATGATGATCCAGTACTTGCTGGACAATGATCTCGACGTCGACGTTCCCGGGATCGACGAGGTTGTCACGAAGTTCGAAAACGTGCGCGGACCTGTGGAATTGGCGCTCGAGCAGGAGCACACCGTCACGGCTCAGATCACTCGTCTGGCTCGCACTGCTCGGGACACCGGAGACTATTTGGGCGAGCAGTTCATGCAGTGGTTCCTCAAGGAGCAGGTCGAGGAAGTGGCGAGTATGACCACGTTGTTGTCGATCGTGGATCGGGCCGGAAATAATCTTTTCCACTTGGAAAACTTTGTGGCACGCGAGATGAACAATCCGCCCACAGCCGATTCCACGGTTCCGAAAATTGCGGGTTCCGGAGCCTGA
- a CDS encoding DUF4328 domain-containing protein: MPVRTDVYLPPSRRGFRWIARNPGEPRGVGDPSPPRADPSTPRYDAVPAWGLTDIVDTGSAEESRADRMADRVGSLLTIATVLYALAVFAELGRYAILVYNQTRLVPQLLLTLSDAAVYFTQLGGLFTAVAAAVAAVCWLLRARRELYAREMCTDPRSRGEILVGCAVPVLNLVMAPVYLLELVRRDPRGIRLVKIWWGFWAFSGFLLVVNAYWRSRPGLQAMADGVLLSAFIALIAAATAALLLVVIRRIEHKDWRGEPDTTTRWVPVPRSVLENSAPEKAAAR, translated from the coding sequence ATGCCGGTCCGAACCGACGTGTATCTGCCACCCTCCCGTCGAGGCTTCCGGTGGATCGCCCGCAACCCCGGCGAACCACGCGGCGTCGGAGATCCGAGCCCGCCCCGCGCAGACCCGTCGACGCCCCGATACGACGCCGTTCCGGCGTGGGGACTCACCGATATCGTCGACACCGGCTCCGCCGAGGAGTCACGCGCCGACCGGATGGCCGATCGCGTCGGCTCGCTGCTCACGATTGCGACAGTCCTGTATGCGTTGGCGGTCTTCGCAGAACTCGGCCGCTACGCGATCCTGGTGTACAACCAAACCCGTCTGGTCCCACAACTGCTGTTGACGCTGTCCGACGCCGCTGTCTACTTCACCCAACTCGGAGGGTTGTTTACGGCCGTAGCGGCTGCCGTGGCCGCGGTGTGCTGGCTGTTGCGTGCCCGCCGCGAGTTGTACGCGCGGGAAATGTGCACCGACCCACGCTCGCGAGGTGAAATCCTGGTCGGCTGCGCAGTGCCGGTCCTGAATCTCGTGATGGCGCCCGTATATCTGCTCGAACTCGTGCGCCGCGATCCGCGTGGGATCCGGCTGGTCAAGATCTGGTGGGGATTCTGGGCCTTCAGTGGGTTCCTCCTGGTCGTAAATGCGTACTGGCGCTCGCGGCCCGGCCTCCAGGCAATGGCGGACGGAGTGCTCCTCTCGGCCTTCATCGCCTTGATTGCCGCTGCCACCGCCGCGCTCCTGCTGGTGGTGATTCGGCGCATCGAGCACAAGGACTGGCGAGGCGAACCGGACACCACGACAAGATGGGTGCCGGTTCCACGATCGGTACTGGAAAATTCGGCACCCGAAAAAGCGGCTGCTCGGTGA
- the pheA gene encoding prephenate dehydratase, with protein sequence MPKIAYFGPSGTFTEIALAQFEAAGVFDELVERVPAGSPPSTLDLVRDGVVDGAVVPFENSVEGGVAPTLDSLALGSPLQIVAETEIEVSFSILVRDGVTADQVRTIGAYPHASAQVRGWIAANLPNAEVVISSSNAGAALDVQAGTVDAGVSTALAGQMLGLASLADNVADVGGAVTRFVLVTKPAPVPARTGADRTALVLHLDNAPGSLVQALSEFAARGIDLTRIESRPMRTELGTYRFFVDCVGHIEDSLVAEAMRALYRKSGVRFLGSWATANSTGPQPPSDDKAIAWIEDIKSGEGER encoded by the coding sequence GTGCCAAAAATCGCGTATTTCGGTCCGTCGGGAACCTTCACGGAGATAGCGCTCGCCCAGTTCGAGGCAGCGGGCGTCTTCGACGAGCTGGTCGAACGGGTGCCTGCCGGTAGCCCACCCTCGACGCTCGACCTGGTTCGTGACGGCGTTGTCGACGGCGCCGTGGTGCCGTTCGAGAACTCGGTGGAAGGCGGTGTCGCGCCGACGCTGGACTCTCTCGCCTTGGGTTCGCCGCTGCAGATCGTGGCCGAGACCGAGATCGAGGTGAGCTTCTCCATCCTCGTTCGTGACGGCGTCACCGCGGATCAGGTGCGCACTATCGGCGCCTACCCGCACGCAAGCGCTCAGGTCCGCGGATGGATCGCGGCCAATCTCCCCAACGCGGAAGTTGTGATTTCCTCATCCAATGCCGGTGCCGCGCTGGACGTGCAGGCCGGAACCGTCGACGCCGGTGTGTCCACCGCCTTGGCCGGGCAGATGCTCGGATTGGCAAGCCTCGCCGACAATGTCGCAGACGTAGGCGGCGCCGTGACGCGATTCGTGCTGGTCACCAAACCTGCGCCGGTACCGGCCAGGACCGGCGCAGACCGCACCGCGTTGGTGCTCCACCTGGACAACGCTCCCGGATCGCTGGTTCAGGCGCTCTCCGAATTTGCCGCTCGCGGAATCGATTTGACGCGAATCGAATCCCGTCCGATGCGCACGGAGCTCGGAACCTACCGATTCTTCGTCGACTGTGTCGGACACATCGAGGACTCGCTGGTGGCCGAAGCGATGCGCGCGTTGTATCGAAAATCCGGAGTCCGCTTCCTGGGATCGTGGGCGACCGCGAATTCGACCGGACCCCAACCGCCTTCGGATGACAAGGCAATAGCGTGGATCGAAGACATCAAGAGCGGAGAGGGAGAACGATGA
- a CDS encoding alpha/beta fold hydrolase yields MTLAHDISGSGPTLVLVHGIVHRRQAWDSLLDQLTPYRRVVTVDLPGHGDSALPELGSDVMGQLIDDVSDFIAEVTPAGERAHVAGNSLGGWISLCLAARGDVASATALSPAGFFVNHLDQLRAIGTFQALRGTAKLFGEGLPHALRYKLIRYPALAAFFAHPSRVGYSAALADCRSLVSNELVDLGAELDFVLPPIVNPAVPVTVAWGRRDLILPVYQAQRVKKPFPQAKLIVLPGVGHVPMTDSPDLISSILLAGSEVRR; encoded by the coding sequence ATGACTCTGGCGCACGACATTTCCGGTAGCGGTCCCACGCTTGTGCTCGTCCATGGCATTGTCCATCGACGTCAGGCGTGGGATTCGCTTTTGGATCAGTTGACGCCGTATCGGCGGGTCGTCACTGTCGATCTCCCCGGTCACGGGGACTCTGCGCTGCCCGAACTCGGTTCCGACGTCATGGGTCAGTTGATCGACGATGTCAGTGACTTCATCGCAGAGGTGACGCCGGCCGGCGAGCGCGCCCACGTCGCCGGTAACTCTCTCGGCGGGTGGATCTCGCTCTGTCTCGCGGCCCGCGGCGACGTTGCGTCGGCAACCGCGCTCTCGCCCGCCGGATTCTTTGTCAATCACCTGGATCAGTTGCGTGCGATCGGCACGTTTCAGGCCCTCCGCGGCACTGCCAAACTTTTCGGCGAGGGGCTGCCGCACGCGTTGCGGTACAAGCTGATTCGCTACCCGGCGCTTGCCGCATTCTTCGCGCATCCGAGCCGTGTCGGCTACTCGGCGGCCCTGGCCGACTGTCGCTCGCTTGTGTCCAACGAACTGGTCGATCTCGGAGCCGAACTCGATTTCGTGTTGCCGCCGATTGTGAATCCCGCTGTGCCCGTGACAGTTGCGTGGGGCCGACGCGATCTCATCCTGCCGGTCTATCAGGCCCAGCGCGTGAAAAAGCCCTTCCCGCAAGCAAAACTCATAGTTTTGCCTGGGGTCGGGCATGTTCCGATGACCGACTCACCCGATCTGATCAGCTCGATCCTGCTGGCCGGTAGTGAGGTGCGGCGTTAG
- a CDS encoding ferritin: protein MTSGDTHMTKFHALLRDQIRNEFNASHQYTATAVYFDYADLPQLAKHFYKQAVEERNHAMMIVQYFLDRSINVELTGVDGAKSDFTDVREAIALALTQEKSVTEQIVQLASTAREEGDYLGEQFMQWFLKEQVEEVASMTTLLTIADRAGTNLFDIEDFVSREMSVVGDSSGAPAVAGGAV from the coding sequence ATGACTTCTGGTGACACACACATGACTAAATTCCATGCGCTACTCCGAGACCAGATTCGCAACGAATTCAACGCCTCGCACCAGTACACGGCAACTGCTGTTTATTTCGACTACGCCGATCTTCCGCAGCTTGCCAAGCACTTCTACAAGCAGGCCGTAGAAGAGCGCAATCACGCGATGATGATCGTCCAGTACTTCCTCGATCGCAGCATCAACGTCGAACTCACGGGTGTCGACGGCGCCAAGTCCGACTTCACGGATGTCCGGGAAGCCATTGCGCTTGCGCTCACCCAGGAGAAGTCGGTCACCGAGCAGATCGTTCAGCTCGCGAGCACCGCTCGTGAGGAGGGCGACTACTTGGGCGAGCAGTTCATGCAGTGGTTCCTCAAGGAGCAGGTCGAGGAAGTTGCCAGCATGACAACACTTCTCACCATTGCGGATCGTGCGGGCACCAACCTGTTCGACATCGAAGACTTTGTCTCTCGCGAGATGAGCGTCGTCGGCGATTCTTCGGGAGCACCCGCCGTTGCCGGTGGAGCTGTCTAA